In one window of Pseudoliparis swirei isolate HS2019 ecotype Mariana Trench chromosome 15, NWPU_hadal_v1, whole genome shotgun sequence DNA:
- the tbx3a gene encoding T-box transcription factor TBX3a encodes MNFLMRDPVIQGASMAYHPFLSHRGPEFAMSAMLGHQPPFFPALALPHGGSLSLPGALGKPIMDQLMGAAESGLHFSSLGHQAAAAHLRPMKTLEPEEDVEDDPKVHLEAKELWELFHKRGTEMVITKSGRRMFPPFKVRCTGLDKKAKYILLMDIVAADDCRYKFHNSRWMVAGKADPEMPKRMYIHPDSPATGEQWMSKVVNFHKLKLTNNISDKHGFVSSTNTILNSMHKYQPRFHIVRANDILKLPYSTFRTYVFPETDFIAVTAYQNDKITQLKIDHNPFAKGFRDTGNGRREKRKQLALQSMRSYEEQQKKENGASDDSSGEQASFKCFGQASSPAVSTAGPPHMKDFCDSDEDSDDESKDGHVKDGPDSSKISTTTKDGKEHEASPAKKHPFSITDSTSRTRDSGPRTEKSQADSRHSPVTVISSTTRSGEDLRSPSLDPPKTDECSRSISKDSFMPLTVQTDSPHIGHGHMPNFGFPTGLTGQQFFNHIGNAHPFLLHPSQFNMGGAFSNMAGMGPLLAAVSAGGVSTMDTTSMASPSQGLTGVPGLPFHLQQHVLASQGLAMSPFGSLFPYPYTYMAAAAAASSAASSAVHRHPFLNAVRPRLRYNPYSLPMTVPDSTLLTTAMPPMAGELKGDGGVPASPVSGVTLDSTSEVTSRSSTMSSGSVPMSPKTCTEKDAASELQSIQRLVSGLDSSQDRSRSGSP; translated from the exons ATGAACTTCCTGATGAGAGATCCAGTCATACAGGGAGCAAGTATGGCATATCATCCGTTTTTATCTCACCGGGGTCCGGAATTTGCCATGAGTGCAATGCTGGGTCACCAGCCTCCTTTCTTCCCGGCTCTGGCTCTCCCTCACGGcggctccctctctctgccgGGCGCCCTGGGAAAGCCGATCATGGACCAGCTGATGGGAGCCGCGGAGAGCGGGCTCCACTTCTCTTCGCTCGGGCACCAGGCTGCGGCCGCCCACCTCAGGCCTATGAAGACTCTGGAGCCTGAGGAAGACGTGGAAGACGACCCTAAAGTGCACCTGGAAGCCAAGGAGCTTTGGGAACTCTTCCACAAGAGAGGCACCGAGATGGTGATCACCAAATCCGGAAG GCGGATGTTCCCCCCGTTCAAAGTGAGGTGCACTGGTCTGGACAAAAAGGCCAAATATATTCTCTTGATGGATATTGTTGCAGCTGACGACTGTAGATACAAATTTCATAACTCCCGTTGGATGGTGGCAGGGAAGGCCGACCCCGAAATGCCAAAGAGGATGTATATTCACCCAGACAGTCCGGCTACTGGTGAACAGTGGATGTCAAAAGTCGTCAATTTTCACAAACTCAAGTTGACAAATAACATCTCCGACAAGCACGGATTTGTAAGTTCAACGAAT ACCATACTTAACTCGATGCACAAATATCAGCCTCGATTTCACATTGTGAGGGCCAACGATATTCTCAAACTCCCGTACAGTACCTTCAGGACTTACGTTTTTCCCGAAACGGATTTCATTGCTGTGACTGCTTATCAAAATGACAAG ataACCCAGTTGAAAATTGACCATAATCCATTTGCTAAAGGATTCCGTGACACGGGTAATGGAAGACGGGAAAAGAG GAAACAGCTGGCTCTCCAATCCATGCGCTCATACgaggagcagcagaagaaggagaacgGGGCTTCAGACGACTCCTCCGGAGAGCAGGCTTCCTTTAAGTGCTTCGGCCAGGCCTCGTCCCCTGCCGTGTCTACCGCGGGGCCCCCGCACATGAAAG ATTTCTGCGACAGCGACGAGGACAGCGACGATGAGAGCAAAGATGGACACGTCAAAGATGGCCCGGACTCCAGCAAGATTTCCACGACTACCAAGGACGGGAAGGAGCACGAGGCGAGCCCAGCGAAGAAGCATCCCTTCAGCATCACCGACTCGACCAGCAGGACTCGCGACAGCGGTCCGAGGACTGAGAAAAGCCAGGCGGACTCGCGGCACAGCCCCGTCACCGTCATCTCCAGCACCACCCGCTCCGGAGAAGACCTCCGGAGCCCGAGTCTGGATCCACCCAAAACGGACGAGTGCAGCAGGTCCATCAGCAAAGACAGTTTCATGCCTTTGACTGTTCAGACTGACAGCCCGCACATAGGCCACGGACACATGCCTAATTTTGGATTTCCAACGGGCCTAACCGGACAACAGTTTTTCAACCACATTGGGAATGCGCATCCGTTTCTCTTGCACCCCAGTCAGTTCAACATGGGCGGTGCGTTCTCAAACATGGCGGGCATGGGGCCACTATTGGCAGCCGTGTCCGCTGGAGGGGTGAGCACGATGGACACGACTAGCATGGCATCACCCTCGCAAGGTTTGACGGGAGTGCCAGGCCTGCCCTTTCATCTGCAGCAGCATGTCTTGGCATCACAG GGCCTCGCCATGTCTCCGTTCGGCAGTTTGTTCCCCTACCCGTACACGTACATGGCGGCTGCAGCGGCAGCCTCCTCCGCGGCCTCCTCCGCGGTGCACCGGCACCCTTTCCTGAACGCAGTGCGGCCCCGACTCAGGTACAACCCGTACTCCCTCCCCATGACGGTACCGGACAGCACCCTGCTCACCACCGCGATGCCCCCCATGGCCGGCGAGCTGAAGGGAGACGGCGGTGTCCCGGCCAGCCCCGTTTCTGGTGTCACCCTAGATTCCACATCGGAAGTGACCAGCCGCTCGTCCACCATGTCCTCCGGCTCGGTTCCCATGTCCCCAAAAACTTGCACGGAGAAAGACGCCGCCAGCGAGCTGCAGAGCATCCAGCGGCTGGTCAGCGGGCTCGACTCCAGTCAGGACAGGTCACGGAGCGGGTCCCCCtag